One Halioglobus japonicus DNA segment encodes these proteins:
- the ubiB gene encoding ubiquinone biosynthesis regulatory protein kinase UbiB: MSRVLRLTKIIRTVGRYRLDELIDTERLPRALRWGLKLSPWRLTPSPAMSRGERLRKALEELGPVFIKFGQMLSTRRDLLPEDIADELARLQDNVPPFPQEQSLAIIESALGRSIDTLYASFEAAPMASASVAQVHAATLHSGEEVVVKVVRPDIEPVIRQDIALLYTLARLVERHVPDGRRLRPVEVVNDYELVILDELDLGREAANASQLRRNFEGSNLVYVPKVYWDYSCRDVFTMERISGIPVTDMAALRERGVDLKVLAERGVEIFFTQVLRDSFFHADMHPGNIFVDATDPANPSYIAVDCAIIGALSESDQYYLARNLLAIFRRDYHEVAQLHVECGWVPPHTRVQDFESAMRAVCEPIFERPISEISFGELLIYLFRTARRFDMEVQPSLVLLQKTLLNIEGLGRQLYPELNLWDTAMPFLEEWVAQRYSPQSVIRRLQRHAPSWLEQLPQLPDVVIDNLQHTRELEQRFDAQQQHVQQIQQAAHKSVQRQRRYIVAGLAAGAAALMAVPGAWTQLQQAPLATWLLAALGLALLWPRES, from the coding sequence ATGTCCCGCGTCCTGCGCCTGACCAAAATTATCCGCACGGTCGGACGCTATCGGCTCGACGAACTCATCGATACCGAGCGCCTGCCCCGGGCGCTGCGCTGGGGCCTGAAACTATCACCCTGGCGATTAACCCCCAGCCCGGCCATGTCGCGGGGAGAGCGCCTGCGCAAGGCCCTGGAAGAACTCGGCCCGGTATTTATCAAGTTCGGCCAGATGCTATCGACCCGTCGGGATTTACTCCCGGAAGATATTGCCGATGAACTGGCGCGCCTTCAGGACAATGTGCCGCCCTTCCCCCAGGAGCAGTCCCTGGCCATTATCGAATCCGCACTGGGACGCTCCATCGATACGCTTTACGCAAGCTTCGAAGCGGCCCCAATGGCCTCCGCCTCCGTCGCCCAGGTACACGCGGCCACCTTGCACAGCGGCGAAGAGGTAGTGGTCAAGGTGGTCCGCCCCGATATTGAGCCGGTGATTCGCCAGGACATTGCGCTGTTGTATACCCTGGCCCGGCTCGTTGAACGCCATGTCCCGGATGGTCGCAGGCTTCGGCCGGTAGAGGTGGTCAACGACTATGAACTGGTCATTCTCGATGAACTCGACCTCGGACGCGAGGCCGCCAATGCCTCCCAGCTTAGGCGCAATTTCGAGGGCAGCAACCTGGTTTATGTGCCGAAGGTTTACTGGGATTACAGCTGTCGTGACGTCTTCACTATGGAGCGCATCTCGGGCATTCCTGTCACTGACATGGCCGCACTGCGCGAGCGCGGCGTCGACCTGAAAGTGCTGGCCGAGCGCGGCGTCGAGATATTCTTCACCCAGGTGCTGCGCGACAGCTTTTTCCACGCCGACATGCACCCGGGAAACATTTTCGTTGACGCTACCGACCCGGCCAATCCCAGCTACATCGCCGTGGACTGTGCCATTATCGGTGCGCTGTCGGAGTCAGATCAGTACTACCTCGCTCGCAATCTACTGGCCATTTTCCGCCGCGATTACCACGAAGTGGCCCAGTTGCACGTGGAGTGCGGTTGGGTACCGCCACACACCCGGGTACAGGATTTCGAATCCGCCATGCGCGCGGTATGTGAACCCATCTTTGAGCGCCCGATCAGCGAAATTTCCTTCGGAGAACTACTGATTTACCTGTTCCGCACCGCCCGTCGCTTCGACATGGAAGTGCAACCTTCACTGGTACTGCTGCAGAAGACACTGCTGAATATCGAGGGGCTGGGCCGCCAGCTCTACCCCGAACTCAATCTGTGGGATACCGCCATGCCATTCCTCGAGGAATGGGTGGCACAGCGCTATTCCCCCCAGTCGGTCATCCGCCGACTGCAGCGCCACGCACCGTCCTGGCTGGAGCAACTCCCGCAGTTACCCGATGTCGTCATCGACAACCTGCAGCACACCCGGGAGCTCGAGCAACGCTTCGACGCACAGCAGCAACACGTTCAGCAAATTCAGCAGGCCGCCCACAAATCCGTCCAGCGCCAGCGCCGCTACATCGTTGCTGGCCTTGCCGCTGGCGCCGCCGCATTAATGGCTGTGCCAGGCGCCTGGACTCAGCTTCAGCAGGCCCCGCTGGCCACCTGGTTACTGGCGGCCCTGGGCCTGGCTCTGCTGTGGCCGCGGGAGTCGTGA
- a CDS encoding ubiquinone biosynthesis accessory factor UbiJ, which yields MTGEINPTIHTASMAALEAAANRALALAPEAAATLAPLEDAVFALHCTAPLVDVYLQPRAGELQFMGIYDGPVTTSITGEASDFAELATSADPAATLINSKLELHGDSAPLIALQTALASLDLDWEAPLVDAMGDVAGHQLAELLRAGFTWGKQAGTSFERQLGEFIHEEARLAPPRLELEDFYGDVQELALQVERLESRIARAKRKLATAARERN from the coding sequence ATGACCGGGGAAATTAATCCCACGATTCACACAGCGAGCATGGCCGCGCTGGAAGCCGCAGCCAATCGGGCGCTCGCGCTCGCACCGGAGGCGGCGGCGACGCTTGCGCCACTGGAAGACGCTGTCTTTGCCTTGCACTGCACGGCGCCACTGGTCGACGTCTACCTGCAGCCGCGCGCCGGCGAACTGCAGTTTATGGGCATCTACGATGGCCCGGTCACCACCAGCATCACCGGCGAGGCCAGTGACTTTGCTGAACTGGCCACCTCCGCCGACCCGGCAGCCACGCTGATCAACAGCAAGCTCGAACTGCACGGCGACAGCGCCCCGCTCATTGCGCTGCAAACCGCACTCGCCAGCCTCGACCTGGACTGGGAAGCGCCCCTGGTAGATGCCATGGGCGATGTCGCCGGTCACCAGTTAGCCGAGCTGCTGCGCGCCGGATTTACCTGGGGAAAACAGGCCGGCACCAGCTTCGAACGCCAGCTGGGCGAATTTATTCACGAGGAAGCGCGGCTGGCACCACCACGACTTGAGCTGGAAGATTTTTATGGCGATGTACAGGAGCTCGCGCTCCAGGTAGAGCGTCTGGAATCTCGCATCGCGCGTGCTAAGCGCAAACTGGCAACCGCGGCCAGGGAGCGCAACTGA
- the ubiE gene encoding bifunctional demethylmenaquinone methyltransferase/2-methoxy-6-polyprenyl-1,4-benzoquinol methylase UbiE: MSEKQKTHFGYREVDTDAKAGMVANVFHSVASRYDLMNDLMSGGVHRIWKRFTIELSGVRKGHSVLDIAGGTGDLAAKFSRIVGDEGRVVLADINDSMLKVGRDKLLDTGHQGNIEFVQADAQFLPFPDDSFDCITIAFGLRNVTAKETALRSMLRVLKPGGRLLVLEFSKPDNELLSKAYDTYSFRVLPLMGKLVAGDSDSYQYLAESIRMHPDQDTLKDMMEDAGFAKVEYHNMTGGIVALHKGIKA, encoded by the coding sequence ATGAGCGAGAAACAGAAAACCCACTTCGGCTACCGCGAAGTCGACACCGATGCCAAGGCCGGCATGGTGGCAAACGTATTCCACTCCGTGGCGTCGCGCTACGATTTGATGAACGACCTGATGTCAGGTGGCGTTCACCGTATCTGGAAACGCTTCACCATCGAGTTATCCGGGGTGCGCAAAGGCCACAGCGTGCTGGACATTGCTGGCGGTACCGGCGACCTGGCGGCGAAATTTTCCCGCATTGTTGGCGACGAAGGCCGCGTGGTACTGGCCGACATCAACGACTCCATGCTCAAAGTAGGTCGCGACAAACTGCTGGATACCGGCCACCAGGGCAATATCGAATTTGTCCAGGCAGACGCACAGTTCCTACCCTTCCCGGACGACAGCTTCGACTGCATTACCATTGCCTTTGGCCTGCGCAACGTGACCGCCAAGGAAACCGCCCTGCGCTCCATGCTGCGAGTCCTCAAGCCCGGCGGACGCCTGCTGGTACTGGAATTCTCCAAGCCGGACAACGAACTGCTCAGCAAGGCCTATGACACCTATTCATTCCGGGTACTGCCGCTCATGGGCAAACTGGTCGCCGGAGATTCCGACAGCTACCAGTACCTGGCCGAATCAATCCGCATGCACCCAGACCAGGACACGCTCAAGGACATGATGGAAGACGCCGGTTTCGCCAAGGTCGAATACCACAATATGACGGGGGGCATCGTCGCCCTGCACAAGGGTATTAAGGCCTGA
- a CDS encoding gamma-butyrobetaine hydroxylase-like domain-containing protein, with protein MNDATRPEGIQLHTRSRELELSYPGGESFRLSCEFLRVMSPSAEVKGHGPGQEVLQVGKLNVAITAIRPVGNYALQLVFDDGHDSGLYSWDYLHTLCRDRDQLWQTYLDELSEAGASRDPDVQVVKLEL; from the coding sequence ATGAACGACGCGACGCGCCCTGAGGGCATTCAACTGCACACCCGCTCCCGGGAACTGGAACTTTCCTACCCCGGGGGTGAAAGCTTTCGCCTGAGTTGTGAGTTCCTGCGGGTAATGTCGCCCTCTGCCGAAGTAAAAGGCCACGGCCCCGGCCAGGAAGTGTTGCAGGTCGGCAAGCTCAATGTGGCCATTACGGCTATCCGCCCGGTCGGCAACTACGCGCTCCAACTGGTCTTCGATGACGGTCACGACAGCGGTCTCTACTCCTGGGATTACCTGCACACACTGTGCCGCGATCGCGACCAGTTATGGCAGACCTACCTGGACGAGTTGAGTGAGGCCGGCGCCAGCCGCGACCCCGATGTACAGGTGGTCAAGCTCGAACTCTAG